The Flavipsychrobacter sp. genome contains the following window.
CCATCAGCACACACTATGCTGATACTGAAAAAGCCGATATAGAAAAAGTACTAACTGCAGTGCTTGAAAACCCTAACGCCTATGTGGCAGACGAAAAGCTAGGCGCTATTGCAGCCACGCTATTACAGCCTAAAGTAGAAGACTTAACCATACCACTTAGAGCAACAAAAGTACCTTATAAAACATATGGTATTGAAGGCATAGAGCAAGGAGCTATAGACCAAATGGAGGTAGCTATGAGGTTACCTATAGCTAAGTCGGGCGCACTGATGGCCGATGCTCACCAAGGCTATGGACTACCAATAGGTGGCGTACTGGCTACTGAAAATGCGGTGATACCTTATGGCGTGGGTGTAGACATTGGCTGTAGAATGTGTATGTCTATCTATGATATACCTGCTGGCTTTATCAATACCAATACCCCACAGCTAAAGAAAATGCTGAAACAAAACACACAATTTGGTAGAGCTACTTTTAAAAGACCACGCGAGCACGATATATTATCAAACCCATTGTTTGACGAGATAGATGTTGTAAAGCGATTGAAAGATAGAGCCTACCAACAACTAGGCACTTCAGGCGGGGGCAACCATTTTGTAGAATTTGGTATTGCACACATCACCGATGCAGATAATGAATTTGGTATCAAACCTGGCAAATACCTAGCCTTGCTATCACACTCCGGCTCTAGAGGTTTGGGGGCATCTATTGCCAACCACTATACAAAGCTAGCAAGAGAGCTCTGCAAGCTGCCCGACGAGGCAAAGCACTTAGCATGGCTAGACTTAGATACCGAGGCTGGGCAAGAATATTGGTTGGCT
Protein-coding sequences here:
- a CDS encoding RtcB family protein, encoding MTLKGTDIIALGYEEGEVVGTVLQTISTHYADTEKADIEKVLTAVLENPNAYVADEKLGAIAATLLQPKVEDLTIPLRATKVPYKTYGIEGIEQGAIDQMEVAMRLPIAKSGALMADAHQGYGLPIGGVLATENAVIPYGVGVDIGCRMCMSIYDIPAGFINTNTPQLKKMLKQNTQFGRATFKRPREHDILSNPLFDEIDVVKRLKDRAYQQLGTSGGGNHFVEFGIAHITDADNEFGIKPGKYLALLSHSGSRGLGASIANHYTKLARELCKLPDEAKHLAWLDLDTEAGQEYWLAMTLAGDYASACHHQIHERMAIGLRTTPLAMVENHHNFAWKEKDEQGNELIVHRKGATPAGKGVLGIIPGSMTAPGFIVRGKGETLSVNSASHGAGRTMSRTQAKKTLDPKMVSNHLAENGIELIGSGLDEAPQAYKDIHQVMDAQIDLVDVVGTFLPKIVRMCGDEKFKEVD